The following proteins are co-located in the Poecile atricapillus isolate bPoeAtr1 chromosome 2, bPoeAtr1.hap1, whole genome shotgun sequence genome:
- the GOLGA4 gene encoding golgin subfamily A member 4 isoform X4: MKQKWVSTLAFKVSSKSPPSTGNRIRTTSFTDQNDEGTLTPDKELLAGMIAEPAFLSEYTIFALDPTKQPKAQTDGVNLNKQPLPGSAENNGSESVSPQQSDSQSFAQRLQLRVPSMESLFRSPVKETLFRSSSKESLVRSSSRDSLNRLDSEALSPTFDSPSDIESETEEPPGNMDNFSKEQLLQRLRRMERSLGNYRGKYSELVSAYQVIQREKKKLQSILSQSQDKALRRIGELREELQMDQQAKKHLQEEFDASLEEKDQLISVLQTQVSLLKQRLQNGQISTELPDQNVQSEPQVQSPTKEASAENIVEPGANEGNEDSVKTLETLNQRVKRQENLLQRCKETIRSHKESCAQLTNEKEALQEQLEERLQELEKMKDLHMAEKTKLITQLRDAKNLIEQLEQDKGMVIAETKRQMHETLEMKEEEIAQLRARIKQITTKGEELKEQKEKSERAAFEELEKALSIAQKTEEARKKLQTEMDEKIKAVEKASEEERVNLQRELTRVKQEVVEIMKKSSEERVAELEKIHKRELATKDQELNERLQAQEKVLQEKMKAALEKNQSECLKALQEREQQESLALEELELQKKAIQSECDKKVEKMRQEVETCRTRILELESSLTKYLQDDRKQSEELNTLVESEKYQHSKEINDMVEKHNKELENVKQQQEKLWTEKLEILKQQQITEIEKIREKHQEEIETILKEKETIFRAHIEEMNEKTLEKLDVKQTELEALSSELSEALKRRHGLEQELSELNNKMYEAKQEMEGKLEEERKQHNEVIETMLKEHEVSIQGVEKVLKEELNKLKQSLEEKDRHLEELKAHEQKMKESAERSEAELVQMSPKLEEQSSENTQKVTTLTQQYECQLKDLQRKADEMKRSLTEKENEMENIKKLQNKEVEELKQKLLAAEERTTALQGEYESKLKCQEKKLEKMKQKSKDMQETFKNKLAEQEAKLKKELENKQLEFSQKESEFNTKILEMAHASSSGINDAVSKLESNQKEQLDSLAEDHRRKLEEVNQSWEKKLSQQIEELKEEHDMKMQEKEKEVGDLKQKLFIFSAEKEDSRTEITQLKEEQVKREECLKELQEQLSQSVAKVNDLSDKESDLKTQLKKLESDLKQSLKQQTGLQEQLSKQKAVEEKDKATISELADKLRTLEEKLQTVQSSQYKDHENYEKKIEAIRLKETEFKRLSGELAAQLDAWKSAEALLQTKGNELIEKCSEKVGIVINKIADCERQTAKVKEAILIKTNRITEIEAQLREITEHHSAATTSLQKSMQELQEKDNLIMSMRADIEGLMKEKEQLQKEGGHQQQAASEKETCITQLRKELSENINAVTSMREELQEKQSEVSALNKTVTDLNVRLESTVSLTEKEAAISLLSKQHQEDRLQLLNQVEELSSRIEMLSQEKASALDQIDHCTAQLSEWKMKAQTRFTQNHDTIKDLQSKLELSNAEASKKDEELNKLKEQLAKQSKNLDSLKSELEQKQNRREKEESQLTSKLKKQAAKIAELEKDIAQKALENDSLVEELKKCNEQKNTEKKEIAWQLHQAEKVAFEKENRFKKAEEKVLNLEKQIGSLKADFEAKEKEFDQMKSVILKRKEEELKELEERLNAENSTKLADLKKKAEQKIGSIRKQLLSQMEEKEQQYKQDKEDQLRKLEQKLQEKEAKIESLEEKIKSTRDSTELEKEMLEKVESVKAAVEQEKNTLLESVQQTYKEKMHMLEKDLTEKDALLQKYEKEQRESNDCHLELQNKQKELLKKLECVEKSHEEEQVRTRSLRKELEEQTKKYSLLADEHACCGGVLANSKEELKVKEQKYLDMENIIGDLQKKMQEKEAVSQSLEQKIKELENNMVKKSEVHKIEMEDASLRYEEKLKCLQQQLGERNDSLKAFEENAEEKARSVLELQKLLVDLQNQQKDLQTKLEETEGEKQKLRKEVNHLQKDIRTLRKEHQQELDIVKKESLEEMEQKIRCEHEDIELKHNSTLKQLIREFNTQLAQKERELETAVKETISKAQEVENELIENHHIETTQLQKIIVEKDDDLKRTVKKYEEILESREEEMTAKVQELQAQLEDLQKEYKQRIAEEEHCNSEKVTITELKAQLAQKTTLVNDSKLKEQELKEQIHVLEDRLKHYEKNMYVTSVGTPYRDGNLHHTDISLFEEPTEFEYLRKVLFEYMMGRETKTMAKVITTVLKFPADQTQKILEREDARPMFASPRSGIF; the protein is encoded by the exons CTAGTGTCTGCTTATCAAGTTATCCAGCGGGAAAAGAAGAAGCTACAG AGCATTCTGAGTCAAAGCCAGGATAAAGCACTTCGCAGAATTGGAGAGCTGAGAGAG GAGCTTCAGATGGATCAGCAAGCTAAGAAACATCTCCAAGAGGAATTTGATGCTTCCCTAGAAGAAAAGGATCAACTTATTAGTGTCCTGCAAACTCAG GTGTCATTGCTGAAACAGAGATTACAGAATGGTCAGATAAGCACTGAATTGCCTGATCAAAATGTCCAATCAGAACCACAAGTTCAAAGTCCAACGAAAGAAGCCAGTGCAGAAAATATTGTGGAACCAGGAGCAAATG AGGGTAATGAAGATTCTGTTAAAACTCTGGAAACTCTTAATCAGAGGGTGAAGCGCCAAGAGAATTTGCTACAACGTTGTAAGGAGACTATTCGGTCACATAAGGAGTCCTGTGCCCAATTAACCAATGAGAAAGAGGCACTTCaagagcagctggaagagagacTTCAGGAACTGGAGAAAATGAAG GACCTTCACATGGCTGAGAAGACTAAACTGATTACGCAGCTACGTGATGCAAAGAATTTGATTGAACAGCTAGAACAAGACAAG GGCATGGTAATTGCGGAGACAAAGCGGCAAATGCATGAAACATTGGAAATGAAGGAGGAGGAGATAGCCCAACTGCGTGCTCGAATCAAACAAATTACTACAAAAGGCGAGGaattaaaagaacagaaagaaaaatctgaaagagCTG CTTTTGAAGAGCTTGAGAAGGCTCTAAGTATTGCCCAAAAGACAGAGGAAGCTCGGAAAAAACTGCAGACAGAAATGgatgaaaaaattaaagcagtAGAAAAGGCAAGTGAAGAAGAGAGAGTAAATCTTCAGCGGGAATTAACCAGAGTGAAACAAGAGGTGGTTGAGATTATGAAG AAGTCTTCAGAGGAACGAGTTGCTGAACTAGAAAAAATCCATAAAAGAGAACTGGCTACCAAAGATCAGGAGCTAAATGAGAGATTGCAGGCTCAAGAAAAGGTACTCCAGGAGAAGATGAAGGCAGCTCTT gaaaaaaatcagagtgaGTGCTTAAAAGCCCTTCAAGAGCGAGAGCAGCAAGAATCCCTAGCCTTAGAAGAATTAGAGCTGCAGAAGAAAGCCATACAGTCTGAGTGTGACAAGAAAGTTGAGAAGATGCGTCAAGAAGTAGAGACTTGTAGAACT AGGATTCTTGAACTGGAAAGTTCTCTTACAAAGTATTTGCAAGATGACAGAAAGCAGTCAGAGGAATTAAATACTCTCGTAGAGTCTGAAAAATACCAGCACAGTAAGGAAATCAATGATATGGTTGAAAAACACAATAAAGAACTGGAGAACGTGaaacagcagcaagaaaagctttggacagaaaaacttgaaattttaaagcaacaacaaataactgaaatagaaaaaataagagagaaacATCAAGAAGAGATAGAAACcattttgaaagagaaagaaacaattttcCGTGCACACATAGAAGAGATGAATGAAAAAACGTTAGAAAAGCTTGACGTGAAACAAACAGAATTAGAAGCACTATCTTCTGAGCTATCAGAAGCACTAAAAAGACGTCATGGTTTAGAACAAGAGCTTTcagaattaaataataaaatgtatgAAGCAAAGCAAGAGATGGAAGGAAAGTTGGAAGAAGAGAGGAAACAGCACAATGAAGTGATTGAAACAATGTTAAAAGAGCATGAAGTGTCTATTCAAGGTGTTGAGAAGGTACTCAAAGAGGAACTCAACAAGCTCAAACAGTCACTGGAGGAGAAAGACAGACATTTGGAAGAATTAAAAGCACATgaacagaaaatgaaggaatCTGCAGAAAGATCTGAAGCTGAACTTGTCCAAATGTCTCCAAAACTAGAGGAGCAAAGCAGTGAAAATACACAGAAAGTAACTACTCTAACACAGCAGTATGAATGTCAACTGAAGGACTTACAAAGAAAGGCTGATGAGATGAAGAGAAGTCTGactgagaaggaaaatgaaatggaGAACATAAAGAAGTTACAGAACAAGGAAGTGGAAGAGCTTAAACAGAAATTGCTAGCTGCAGAGGAGAGAACTACTGCTTTACAAGGAGAGTATGAAAGTAAACTGAAATGTCAGGAGAAGAAACtagagaaaatgaaacagaaatcaaaAGATATGCAGGAGACTTTCAAAAATAAACTTGCTGAGCAGGAAGCTAAACTTAAAAAAGAGCTTGAAAACAAGCAGTTAGAATTCAGTCAGAAAGAGAGTGAATTCAATACTAAAATTTTGGAAATGGCACATGCTAGCTCATCTGGAATCAATGATGCAGTGTCAAAGCTGGAATCTAATCAAAAAGAGCAACTAGACAGTCTCGCTGAGGACCACAGGAGGAAATTGGAAGAAGTAAACCAAAGCTGGGAAAAGAAACTTAGTCAGCAGATTGAAGAGCTCAAGGAAGAACATGATatgaaaatgcaagagaaagagaaggaagttGGAGACCTGAAACAGAAGCTTTTCATCTTCAGTGCTGAAAAGGAGGACTCCAGAACAGAAATAACCCAACTGAAGGAAGAGCAAGTGAAAAGGGAAGAGTGCCTGAAGGAATTGCAAGAACAGCTAAGCCAGTCAGTGGCTAAGGTGAATGATTTGTCAGATAAGGAAAGTGACCTGAAAACACAGTTGAAAAAATTGGAAAGTGATCTTAAACAGTCCCTGAAACAGCAGACAGGACTTCAGGAACAGCTCAGTAAACAGAAAGCAGTTGAAGAGAAGGACAAAGCCACAATTTCTGAGCTGGCTGATAAACTGAGAACCCTTGAAGAGAAACTCCAGACTGTGCAGTCTTCTCAGTATAAAGATCATGAAAATTACGAGAAAAAAATAGAGGCAATTCGGCTAAAAGAGACAGAGTTTAAAAGGTTGTCAGGAGAACTTGCAGCCCAGTTGGATGCTTGGAAGAGTGCTGAAGCTTTGTTGCAAACTAAAGGCAAtgaattaattgaaaaatgtAGTGAAAAAGTTGGCatagtaataaataaaattgcagaCTGTGAGCGCCAAACTGCGAAAGTTAAAGAAGCAATATTAATCAAAACAAATAGGATAACTGAAATAGAAGCTCAGCTTAGAGAAATAACTGAGCATCATTCTGCTGCTACTACTTCTTTGCAAAAGTCAatgcaagagctgcaggagaaggacAATTTAATTATGTCCATGAGAGCTGATATTGAAGGActcatgaaagaaaaagaacaattgCAGAAAGAGGGAGGACATCAGCAACAAGCAGcatcagagaaagaaacttGCATAACACAGCTGAGGAAAGAGTTATCTGAAAATATCAATGCTGTCACATCAATGAGGGAAGAGCTCCAGGAAAAACAATCTGAAGTGTCTGCTCTCAACAAAACAGTTACTGACCTTAATGTTAGACTTGAAAGCACAGTAAGTTTAACAGAGAAGGAAGCAGCCATATCTTTGTTAAGCAAACAACATCAAGAGGATCGGTTGCAGTTGTTAAACCAAGTAGAAGAGTTATCATCCAGAATTGAGATGCTGAGTCAAGAAAAAGCATCAGCTCTTGATCAGATAGATCATTGCACAGCGCAGCTGTCAGAGTGGAAGATGAAAGCGCAAACCAGGTTTACACAAAACCATGATACCATCAAAGATTTGCAGAGCAAACTTGAATTAAGCAATGCTGAAGCCAGTAAAAAAGATGAAGAGCTAAATAAACTGAAGGAACAGCTGGCTAAACAAAGCAAGAATCTTGATAGTTTAAAAAGTGAATtggaacaaaagcaaaacaggagggaaaaggaagaaagtcAGTTAACctcaaagttaaaaaaacaagcagcaaaAATTGCTGAACTAGAAAAAGACATTGCTCAGAAAGCTTTAGAAAATGATTCCTTGGTGGAGGAACTTAAAAAGTGTAATGaacaaaaaaacacagagaaaaaagaaatagcttGGCAACTCCATCAGGCAGAGAAGGTggcttttgaaaaagaaaatagatttaAGAAGGCTGAAGAAAAAGTGCTTAATCTTGAGAAGCAAATAGGTTCACTGAAAGCTGATTTTGAAGCAAAGGAGAAGGAATTTGATCAAATGAAGTCAGTGATACttaaaaggaaagaggaagaactGAAAGAATTAGAAGAGAGACTGAATGCAGAGAACAGCACTAAGCTGGCTGATCTGAAAAAGAAGGCAGAGCAAAAAATAGGTTCTATTAGAAAGCAATTACTGtctcagatggaagaaaaggaacagcAATATAAGCAAGATAAGGAGGATCAATTAAGAAAGTTGGAGCAGAAGTTACAGGAGAAAGAAGCCAAAATTGAGtcattagaagaaaaaattaagtcaACAAGAGATTCCACAGAATTAGAGAAGGAGATGCTGGAAAAAGTAGAGAGTGTAAAAGCTGCTgtagaacaagaaaaaaataccttacTTGAGAGTGTCCAGCAGACATACAAAGAGAAGATGCACATGTTGGAGAAGGACTTAACTGAGAAAGATGCGTTATTACAGAAGTATGAGAAGGAGCAACGAGAGAGTAATGACTGTCATCTAGAActgcaaaacaaacagaaagaactCCTTAAAAAACTAGAATGTGTTGAGAAGAGCCACGAGGAAGAGCAGGTTAGGACCAGAAGTCTCAGGAAAGAACTTGaggagcaaacaaaaaaatattcattgttAGCGGATGAGCATGCTTGTTGTGGTGGTGTTTTAGCAAACAGTAAGGAAGAATTGAAAgttaaagaacaaaaatatcttGATATGGAGAATATAATTGGagatttacagaaaaaaatgcaggaaaaggagGCAGTCAGTCAGTCTTTAGAACAGAAGATAAAAGAGTTAGAAAATAATATGGTGAAGAAAAGTGAAGTGCATAAGATTGAGATGGAAGATGCGAGTTTAAGATATGAAGAAAAGCTAAAATGTCTACAGCAACAGTTGGGTGAAAGAAATGACAGTCTTAAAGCTTTTGaggaaaatgctgaagaaaaggCCAGATCTGTTTTGGAGCTGCAGAAGTTACTAGTTGATTTGCAGAACCAGCAGAAGGACTTACAGActaaactggaagagactgaaggagagaaacagaaactaCGCAAAGAGGTGAATCATCTTCAAAAAGACATACGTACGCTGCGAAAGGAACATCAGCAAGAGCTTGACATAGTAAAGAAGGAGTCCTTAGAGGAAATGGAGCAGAAGATCAG ATGTGAACATGAAGACATTGAGTTAAAGCACAACTCCACCTTAAAGCAGTTAATAAGAGAGTTCAACACTCAGCTGGCtcaaaaagagagagaattgGAAACAGCAGTAAAAGAGACAATCA gtaAAGCCCAGGAGGTGGAAAATGAATTGATAGAAAATCATCACATAGAGACAACACAGCTGCAAAAAATAATAGTTGAAAAAGATGATGATCTAAAAAGAACTgtgaaaaaatatgaagaaatccTTGAG TCTCGTGAAGAAGAGATGACAGCAAAAGTTCAAGAgttgcaggcacagctggaagaCTTGCAGAAGGAATACAAACAAAGGATTGCAGAAGAGGAACATTGCAACAGTGAAAAA gTCACAATAACAGAACTAAAG GCACAACTTGCACAGAAGACAACACTAGTCAATGATTCAAAactgaaggagcaggaattgAAAGAGCAG ATTCATGTACTGGAGGACCGGCTGAAACATTACGAGAAAAATATGTATGTCACATCAGTTGGAACACCATATAGAG ATGGCAACCTTCACCATACTGACATTTCCCTGTTTGAGGAACCCACTGAGTTTGAATACTTGAGGAAAGTGCTCTTTGAATATATGATGGGTCGTGAGACAAAG ACAATGGCCAAGGTTATAACAACAGTGCTGAAGTTTCCAGCAGATCAGACTCAGAAGATACTAGAACGAGAAGACGCTCGACCAATG